One Mustela nigripes isolate SB6536 chromosome 5, MUSNIG.SB6536, whole genome shotgun sequence DNA segment encodes these proteins:
- the CRIP3 gene encoding cysteine-rich protein 3 isoform X1 — MSWTCPRCQQPVFFAEKVSSLGKNWHRFCLKCERCHSVLSPGGHAEHNGRPYCHKPCYGALFGPRGVNIGGVGSYLYNPPTPTPASTTPLSPSSFSPPRPRTGLPQGKKSPPHMKTFTGETSLCPGCEEPVYFAEKVMSLGRNWHRPCLRCQRCRKTLTAGSHAEHDGVPYCHIPCYGYLFGPKGVNIGDVGCYIYDPVEIKSK; from the exons ATGAGCTGGACCTGCCCGCGTTGCCAGCAACCCGTTTTCTTCG CGGAGAAGGTGAGCTCCCTGGGCAAGAACTGGCACCGCTTCTGCCTGAAATGTGAGCGCTGCCACAGCGTCCTGTCCCCAGGAGGGCATGCAGAG CACAACGGGAGGCCATATTGCCACAAGCCATGCTATGGGGCTCTCTTCGGACCCAGGG GGGTGAACATTGGTGGTGTGGGCTCCTACCTCTAcaaccctcccactcccaccccagccaGCACCACTCCCCTCAGCCCCAGCAGTTTCAGCCCCCCCAGGCCCAGGACTGGCCTCCCCCAGGGCAAGAAAA GCCCTCCCCACATGAAGACATTCACTGGGGAGACTTCACTGTGCCCAGGCTGCGAGGAACCTGTCTATTTTG CTGAGAAGGTGATGTCTTTGGGTAGAAACTGGCACCGACCCTGTCTGAGGTGCCAGCGCTGCCGGAAGACCCTGACTGCTGGGAGTCATGCTGAG CATGACGGCGTCCCCTACTGCCACATCCCCTGCTACGGCTACCTGTTTGGCCCCAAAG GTGTGAACATTGGTGATGTGGGCTGCTACATCTATGACCCCGTGGAGATAAAATCCAAATGA
- the CRIP3 gene encoding cysteine-rich protein 3 isoform X2 gives MSWTCPRCQQPVFFAEKVSSLGKNWHRFCLKCERCHSVLSPGGHAEHNGRPYCHKPCYGALFGPRGVNIGGVGSYLYNPPTPTPASTTPLSPSSFSPPRPRTGLPQGKKSPPHMKTFTGETSLCPGCEEPVYFAEKVMSLGRNWHRPCLRCQRCRKTLTAGSHAEV, from the exons ATGAGCTGGACCTGCCCGCGTTGCCAGCAACCCGTTTTCTTCG CGGAGAAGGTGAGCTCCCTGGGCAAGAACTGGCACCGCTTCTGCCTGAAATGTGAGCGCTGCCACAGCGTCCTGTCCCCAGGAGGGCATGCAGAG CACAACGGGAGGCCATATTGCCACAAGCCATGCTATGGGGCTCTCTTCGGACCCAGGG GGGTGAACATTGGTGGTGTGGGCTCCTACCTCTAcaaccctcccactcccaccccagccaGCACCACTCCCCTCAGCCCCAGCAGTTTCAGCCCCCCCAGGCCCAGGACTGGCCTCCCCCAGGGCAAGAAAA GCCCTCCCCACATGAAGACATTCACTGGGGAGACTTCACTGTGCCCAGGCTGCGAGGAACCTGTCTATTTTG CTGAGAAGGTGATGTCTTTGGGTAGAAACTGGCACCGACCCTGTCTGAGGTGCCAGCGCTGCCGGAAGACCCTGACTGCTGGGAGTCATGCTGAG GTGTGA
- the CRIP3 gene encoding cysteine-rich protein 3 isoform X3, with protein MKTFTGETSLCPGCEEPVYFAEKVMSLGRNWHRPCLRCQRCRKTLTAGSHAEHDGVPYCHIPCYGYLFGPKGVNIGDVGCYIYDPVEIKSK; from the exons ATGAAGACATTCACTGGGGAGACTTCACTGTGCCCAGGCTGCGAGGAACCTGTCTATTTTG CTGAGAAGGTGATGTCTTTGGGTAGAAACTGGCACCGACCCTGTCTGAGGTGCCAGCGCTGCCGGAAGACCCTGACTGCTGGGAGTCATGCTGAG CATGACGGCGTCCCCTACTGCCACATCCCCTGCTACGGCTACCTGTTTGGCCCCAAAG GTGTGAACATTGGTGATGTGGGCTGCTACATCTATGACCCCGTGGAGATAAAATCCAAATGA